From the Ipomoea triloba cultivar NCNSP0323 chromosome 8, ASM357664v1 genome, the window CGTGGCCTGGGTGGCTGGGTAGCGCCAAGGATGGCGGAGGTGATGTTTTCTCTAGATCCTATGTCACAAATGAGCTTCATGGTTCTCAACTCATAGAACTCCAACTCAATAAGAAGATGCTTGAGCCAAATTAGTTCAAATGTTACCTTCCCGCGTAAACAAATGTGTCGGGTTCAAGCCTTGGGAATGTAGTTATCTTAAAACTCATGAGGGTGTGTTTTGtcatcttttaaaattttactcgaCACGAACATGATTAGTTTCGGTGTGTGAGATCGTAATGTACTCTGGTTAAGAAAACTTGtggtttgacaaaaaaaaaaacaagttcaCATGTTTCAAAACCATTGAATGATACTCTATGATTACTTCTCCATAAGATTAGGTTAACACCTAGAAGTGGGCTTCCTATCCCAATGGTTATTGGTtcaatttatatctatataatttACAAACCATTGAATGATACTCTATGATTACTTCTCCATAAGATTAGGTTAACACCTAGAAGTGGGCTTCCTATCCCAATGGTTATTGGTccaatttatatctatataatttacaatttgtGCTTTTGCGATCTTTGCATAATAAATTGTACCTACAAACTACTAGGGCTctgtttgacagagcttatttaggagcttatagtttattttaagctactaataagctataaactctatttggtaatgttctcaaaataagctagtagttaaaataagagcttattttgaaacgctacttgaggtagcttttaaaaaataagctaacagctttttaacttttttccatctttatccttattattttgatttcattattttatattttaatatataaacaaacttatttaaattgtatgaagatatcctttttaatctttttacatttatcagcttatcaaaaagctaattttaccaaacacttttaagcattacagctagcttaacagctcttcagattccaacttcgagcttataacttttcagttttcagttacttttcagctaggtttgtcaaacatagcctAGAAGTGGGAAGAGATGAGAGAGGGAGaatgaaagagaaaaataaacacATTTCTCTCCTTATTTTTTGTGAGCCccataaattctttttttaaatattactcgCCCTAATGCACGTTTTGCACATTGGCTGCGGCCCAGTGAGCGCCTTCTCCGGTCACTAGATTTTATCGCCTAAACTTAAatgacatgttattacaggtcatttacCCGTTATTGGACTTTATTacctcaatttgacatgttagagagcttaattacactttttaaaagttcctaattgacttttggtataaagtttaggggtctatttgattttttttaaaagatattctcaaagtaaaattaaaaatggtaACCTTAgagaattaactttttttttttaaattgctaattaaattatattgtgggcATGAATTGgcattttcaaaaataaaaatatcagtGGACAGTGGGCACTGGTGAGTCCACGACCGGTCGACCGCTATCATCATTCATTGATTCATTGGAGACGAAGAGCGATGAATCTGTTGCTACCAGGCGGAGCTGGAGGACCCTCACTCTCCTCTTCGCATCTATGCTCCCTCAAATTCATTCACCCTCTTCCCCCTCTTTTCTCCTCCATTTCAAACCCTTCTCACACGCCCAAGCTTCGCTGCAAGCCCCTCACTCTCGCCAGAGCCGACACCGGAGCTTCTCGCCCCACTGCGACCACCGCCGCGCCCACTTCAACGCCTCTGAACGATGAGGACGCAATATCTTTGGTCACCCAAGACGAGGTTCCTCTTGAAGgtgttatccagttcgagaaaCCCGATTATTCTTCCAAAATTGCCAAATGGGGGTAATGCTTTCTTCTTCGTTTTGGctgattttgtttttcttcgTTCTGGAGTGATTAAAGTTGTAATCTTTCTGCTTTGAATTGGGGATTTTAGCAAAGTGGCATTGCTAGCTGGTGGGGATGTCGCGGCATTGCTGTTGTTCTCCGCCGTTGGAAGATTCAGCCATGGTTTTCCGGTTTTTGAGTCTGAGACTTTGCGAACAGCTGACCCCTTTATTGCTGGTAAGGGTTTTTACTGTTAACCTATTtagtaaaatagttagtttatcagtcaaatttggcttatttgatcacttttagctgtttgacttgttaaaatatcaatataagtgttttgtTAATTatctttttgtaacttcaaaatgctaaaatttaaaaagtcaattagattttttagaaaagaaattatactgcTTTCAAAACAAAGactagctaacaactaatttaccaaacgtctttctacaatcagctagtgttatcaactagtcataccctctaacccaatcaacaaacagtcatttaccaaacagggcctaagttttttttttggttactcTCTAACCTATTAGTAGTAGTATCTGTTGAACTTAATTCTCAACCTTGATTAGAATGGGACTCGAACTTCAAACCTCCCTTATGGAAAGTAATGCCATCAAGCCATAAGGAATAAGTTTTTTCTTCCTTGTTTTTGCTTTCAACTAATGCATGTTTTAAAGCGTGGACTTGGAATTCTTTGAGTTGTATTTGATGCACGATTTGACAGGGTGGTTTTTGAGTGCATATTTTCTTGGGGGTTATGGAGAGGATGGTCGAGGTACGAATGGCCTGTTTAAAGCATTTATTGCTGCAACAAAGTCTTGGGCTTTAGGTATCCCGGTGAGTTTTCCTTGTACATTCAACAGATTAGCTACTATATATTGATAATCCTATTGGCTATTGCATCTGTTTGTGCTTGAGTTATGCTACTAGATAGTAATGTTCTAATTAGTGATAGTGTAACAGTGTCACTTGTAAATTTAAGGATTCCGATGCTCAAGTGAAATGCTGATCCCGACAACTTGATTTACTTGGCTTTTGCATGGTATAACTTGAAGTACCAAAAAATTTAACCGTTAGTGTCTGGACTTTATGGTGTTCTTTTCTGAACTGAATCCTTTAGTTATAGAATTTCAGTTTTGTTAATTGTAAGACTGTAAGAGTTTGTGACTTACTGTTGGAGTTCCTGTTCTTTCATGCCTTTGAAGCTAAGTTTGCCCGGATATGAGGTTTGCGGTGAGTTTGATCTCTGCCTATGTCTAATACTTATTTGGCTTTTATGTATCGTTTATATGGTATTATGGTGTGTGATGAAGTTGTGTTTGAAAATTGGGAGTCCAACGGGAGAATGGTGGCACAGTTGAAATTCTCTTACATTTCTATTGTGCCCTTATCGAAAAGTGGAGCTGGTTCCATATTTGGGACTATGGGGATTGTAGGCTTGGCTAGCAAAGCAGTGAGGAATTGTTATATAATTGAGAATGTGTTATACCACCGCAAGCCTCAGTGTAGGTTTTTCACATTTAGGTGTCTAACTGGAGTACCGGATAATTTTTGAGCCATAAAGTCTTGAAGGATAACAAAAAACCCTTTTAACTAATGTCTGCCAGACTCGTACCCACACTGGGGTTATTGATGTGGAGCCACGTGATACCTACCGTGGGTACCTTTGGCAACACAAACAGGGATGAATACGTTTGATACCctacatttcaaaataagggTCAAAGAAGCATCCAATGTTCTCAAATAATTAACTGAATAATTGGTCTGCAGGCTTTGACCTTTAAACAGAGAAAATTTAGGACATTAAAATATTTGCAAGCAAATCCTTAGAATTAAACATCTCATGAAATGTTGCCTGAAAAATTCAGAACTTGAATAACTTGCACAATTTGTTTCGTCACGGTTTGTACGAGTTATTTAATCTCAATGCTCTTTGGTGGATTCTCTTTGATTTATTCTGTTCTTGATTTTCCTATCGGGACAGTTTTATCTTCTCTCCATCAATTTGCATTTGTGCTTGGATTTGTGTTTCATTAATTCCTCTTACTTGAATTATTGCATAATACGGAGTCTTACTGCCTTACTGAAATAAAATCAGAGCACACCAATTATGGTACCTAATATAGCGCCATAAATTGAATGAAAATTAAGCCTTACTGACAATCTATTATAACTTCTGTCTATGCTAGTTTTGGCCTGCATCATCTTATATTTTCTGTTAGCTCGTTCTAATCCGTGTATCAGAGTATCTAATGGCCTTTGCAGTACATCTAGACACaaccttaattaattttctcCCAATTTATTCTCGATTGgatataaagagagagagagagagagagagagagagagattaaaCTGATGTAGAGACTACATGGGACTGTAGTCTCGGGGCTTGGAAAAGGGTAAAAGAAACAGGAAGAATAAAGAATGGGGGTTTCGGGGCAATATTTGTGAGGATTCACTCAATGTTCGAGTCAAATGCTTGATCAGGAAGGAGGATTAACTTAATTCAAACGTATAGCTTTCTTGGAAGCTTAGAACtcagtaaaaaattaaagaaacttaGAAATGCTTAGGAAACCTAAAGCAAAAATTCTTCATTTCCAAACAAATATGAAATGAATGCATGATatgtagataaaaaaaaaattgttgaataaTTGGAATCCTTGAAAACTTAAGCacctttttgtttaattttgatgaGTTTGTTTCTTGTTGATGGAGTCAGAAACTCAAATTTCCTCTGCGTTTTCAAATAATTTGTGCCTTTGGGATTAAAAAAAGGTCTAGAGATTtctaatcaggtgagaaccaaccTTAACTTGCGAACTGCGATGCGAatttgtgaaggattgcactgcAACTACTACATGATTGCACTGCTACGGCTCCCAGACATGCCTGGAGGATCGTGCGGTGCAATCATATTCGGGTGCGGTGAAATCATGTAGTAAGTGCGGTGAAATACATCACAAGTTCGCAGTTCGCAAGTTAAggttggttctcacctgattatggACCAAGGCCTAGAAACTGTATCTGTTATTCTAAATTGGAGAATTGGAGAAGCCGCACCTTCTGCTTGTGGCTCTTGATATCTTCAAATTGCTAATTTAGATATTACCTGAAATTAGCTGGAATTTATATTTGAATGTCATATGCATGCCCTGACAACCTCAGATGTTTGTCCTGAATATAAGGCTGTTAATGTCCGTTACTTTGGTTGGTTATCTAACTGCACTGtaaactgaaaaatgttttaacaTCAACTCTATCCTCTTGCATGAGGACAAGtgatactatatatattaatgaatcgTGACAATTTCCATCATCAAGTTGTTCAAGTACTCTTTTGTCATAAATAAATTTACCCAACTCATTTTGTACTTCACTTCTCCGGCAGTTGGGTTTAGCCATAAGGGCTGCAACAGTGGGTCACGTACTGCCAGTCAACTTTGTAACAGTCACCATGGGGAGCACTGCCGTATTACTTATTGGATGGAGAACGCTGTTGTTTAGCATTCTTCCCGACGATCGGAAGAAGAAGAACGATGTATATAAGCGCGGTAGTCCATTTGAACTTTTCGAGGTAACAGTTTTCTCTTGTGCTTACTAGGTCGATTTCTAAGGAGTGATTCTGCCTTTTCGGTGTTCGTGTGAAATTTAGTCCATATGTACACTGCTTTTTCTAGCTAGGGACTTTGCTTGCCCACAAAAAGGCAAGATCTCTCGCCCCTGGGGCCCCACACCGCGGCCCGACATGATTTGTGGAGGTGGTAAATCACTAAATCACGATGACTTAGTGGCTTAATAGGTGGGAGGACTAGAGTCTGGTTCTCACAAGGAGCCCACCACATTAGACGTAACTCCCATGCTGCGGTTATCGGGGTTCGATCTTGCGTCCTGCTAGGGACTTTGCTTGCCCACAAAAAGGCAAGATCTCTCGCCCTGGGGAGCTCCACATCCTGGCCCGACATGATTTGTGGAGGTGGTAAATTTCGGTGACTTAGTGGCCTAATAGGTGGGAGGACTAGTACCTGGTACTCACAGAGAGCCCACCACATTAGATGAACTCCCACGCTGTGACTGGCAGGGCTCGATCTTGCGTCCTGCTAGGGACTTCGCTAATTGGATATATTTGCATTCAATActgacaataatttttttttttcttggatttGCAGTTGCTGACATCTTTGGTTAGAAGATGGTGAATGATGGGTAGCAACAACATTGAGCTTTCTTGTCTGTAGTAATTCTCTGAGAAGCCAATTTTCAAAGTTGTACATGTTTTCTGTGATCAAGAACAAGTGCAATATATACTGCCATTATACAATTTTAACAgtatttgatcatatatataaaatatatatggcaTTACATCAATTCTGGCAACATTTGTCACTTATAGGTGCATTATTGGTTTGGAGGTTCCACCAGATTTGCCTGCAACAAAGAAATGGTTTCTAggaatttgaatttttagaagATTTGTAGGAAGAAAAAAGTATGCAGAAAACTAGTGGTTCTTGACAACCTTTCATTCACAACGTTTAAATACTATCACCctgtgccaaagaccttgtggtctagtggcaaccggtgtcccagtttacaCCTCCACATGGATGAATTGTTTCATAAACATTGCTTTTGAGTAATAACTCACAGATCACACGAGAGAAAGAGGTAAATCATACTAAGACCCTATGCAACCCGCTCTACTAACTTTTTAGTATGAAAATTATGCTCCACCAACTCGACAACCTTTTTGGATCAATAACTTTTAGGGTGTGTTCGGTTAACGGGGTTAGACACAAGGAATGGGAATGAAAGTCATACACATTGCTTTGTTGACAACTTAAAAAAAGGTATAAAACGCATTTCTTAATTGAAATAAGGtattattccattaattcagcATTATCACTCCTCATTTCATCGCTTCCTTATTTCGTCGCTTCTTTACTcatactaagtatttgattcccatttcAATTCTCATGcccttatatattttaatagtttgGATATGAAAAGAGATAGGTGTGGTGTGTAGCATACTGGGGGGCTAATCATAGCTGAGAATTTTGTCATGCAACCGCCAGGCAAAGCTAGCTAAGAGCAAGGGATTTTCTTTCTTTGTGTTGGGTCCCATCCGTTGGATCTTGGCAGCCATGAAATAGCATCACATCACACCCCTTCCCTCCAGGGCCTAAACCCTAGTAGTTTATTTCTTGCTTCTGTCAGATCAATCTCTGTTTGACTGCGGTGGTGATTCCGATTGATCTATTCATGCATTGTCTGTTTTCATCTTTTCCGAATATTATTGTCACCCTGCCCTGCTTTCAAAGGATATATACACAGATTTCATTGGATTCATATACTATCCTTCTTATGTGTATGTGCCACCAAAGTCAATTCCTTTTTACTTTTGGGTACAATCAGTTGAAGATTTTTgctaatgaatttgaattttagcaCAATGCACACAGCTGTTTTACTGCATATTGGGATATGATAGAAATGGAAGACAATTCAAACACCAAATTTGGGtctaatatattaattgatgACATTAGATAAAGACGATAACCCATTATATATTAgttgtagtatctgttttatATTTACTCTATCTATTTCTGTTTAAAGAGTCAATACTCTACTATATATCCTGTGACCTTCTCACAATAAGAGTCACAAACCTGTTCAAAGAGCATAGTTTACTTTCGATCCATGGAAGTAATGCTTAGCTGCATTACATGGGTATTACTAAAAGATATTGTGAAGGTTGAGCAAAGAGGGTAGCAATGCAACAACCAAAGGAAGAAGCAAATAAATGCAGAGAGAGTAAAGGAATTGGATAACTTTTATCGATGAGGACATCCTGGTGAAAAAGGGATATGTTTCATCTTAAACTACCACAACACCATTATGGGAAAACAATCCTCCATGGTCTTCTATCCTTTTATAGCTTAATAATTTATTGGCATTTCTCACTCACACATTTAAGGCATACTTTGATTCTTGGTAGCCTTGCAACTTCAGAAACTGTTtaatgcaaatttttttttgtagttttaCTGGTGTGGGACCAATTACTTAATGCCATTTTCTTGAAATTAAGGGGATATATTTTTACCCAATTTATCGAATTAATGCAAATTAAcactaaaattaataataataataataataaacgagatcctttcaaaaaataataataaacgagATAAGAAAGTAATTGCGTATAGCAAAATTTTCTTGATTAATGTGTTTTAATTTAGTGTAATGTTTTTGCTCTAttgtaataatttacaaatcacATAGAGGGGTAGGAAGATTTTGTGCAACGGGTTTAATCTAAAGAAGTAAACCGTGCTAGGAAGACCCTATGtaaccaattgttatatcatggattagGGTTCACACAGCACTATGAATCTTGGTTcatgtgtttttgttttgtgttatgCATTTTTGTGTTTTGCGTTATGAACCTtatgagtatgaattctgtacctgaaacaaattagtaattgtgtcttatgttatgaatatatgtgtcttgtgttgtgaaattttgtacctatgaacacaaattatgtacctaaatcagatttgaaaagtaagtatatatatatatatatatataacatgtgtatatggatcttgtattatgaaattctgtaccttacaAGTATGAATCCTCTACCTAGTTGTTTCAATTCATGATCTATAATGCTATGTGGATCCTGGTCCATGAGATAAATTGCCCTATGTAACATGCCCAACTCCTCACACCAGGAGAAAACTTCTCTCTTGTGTAATATGAAAA encodes:
- the LOC116027856 gene encoding uncharacterized protein LOC116027856; protein product: MNLLLPGGAGGPSLSSSHLCSLKFIHPLPPLFSSISNPSHTPKLRCKPLTLARADTGASRPTATTAAPTSTPLNDEDAISLVTQDEVPLEGVIQFEKPDYSSKIAKWGKVALLAGGDVAALLLFSAVGRFSHGFPVFESETLRTADPFIAGWFLSAYFLGGYGEDGRGTNGLFKAFIAATKSWALGIPLGLAIRAATVGHVLPVNFVTVTMGSTAVLLIGWRTLLFSILPDDRKKKNDVYKRGSPFELFELLTSLVRRW